The Acropora muricata isolate sample 2 unplaced genomic scaffold, ASM3666990v1 scaffold_713, whole genome shotgun sequence DNA segment CAGGGGCAGCAGGGGCACTGTATGGCCTCCCCTGTATCCTTGAGCATACAGTGCATTTCCGGAGCAGGGTTTTCACCATCTGTCTACCTTTGGGCATCCAGTAACACGACCGAAGCTCAGTCAATGTATCCTTAACACCTCGATGTTTCACATTGTCATGACATTCGTGAACAATTAATGACGTCAGGTGGTGTTTTGAAGGTAATAGCGCTGGATACTTTGCTTCATATGGCAATGCAGAATTCTCCAATCTTCCTCTGCAATGATAGATTCCTTTGTCGTCCAGGAACAACACAAGAGACAACTTCTGCTGGCTAAACTTGTCACCATAAGCTATCGACTTCTGCACTTCTCGAATCCACAACAACTCCGCTGCTTTTCCTCGACGGATAGCGACTGGTCAGGGAAGTCTTGAATGTTCCTTGTGTTCCTGATCTTTTCTTTCAACCTTGAAATAAACCTCATGACATATGCAGTGACTCGGAAGAGTTTCTTCTTACTGGTAAAGTGTTCTAGACCAATGCAATCACTCAAACTTGTTTTCTCCTCCGACTCAGACACAAGATTTGTACTGACTGGTACAGCTTCCTTCTTCAATTCGCCTTTGTTCTCACTAAACACACACTCTTCAATCAAACTGGTAGCTAGCCTCGCTGGCCACTGTTGTTCAGGAAGCAAAAGGAACATGGGACCGTTCCACCACTCATCGCTTACAGCAAGATCTGAGGCCCTCATTCCTCTGGAGGGCAAATCGGCCGGATTAACAATGGTGGGGCAATAGCTCCAACACGAGGGACCAACAAGACTTCTAATCTCTAGGATTCGGTTCTGCACAACCTTTTTCCATTGTTTCTTCTCGCCAATAATCCAATAGAGAACTGCAGTGGAGTTTATGCAGCAACGTACTCTGTCGATTCTCAAAGTTCCTGAAAGGGCATCTACTGGCACCTACTACATGCTTCACCAATCTCGCAAGAATTACGGCACCTAACAACTCTAGTCTAGGTATCGTCTGTCCACTAAGCGGTGCTACTCTTGTCTTTGAAGCCACCAATACTGATTTCACGCTGCTTTCCACCTCAACCCTCAAGTACACAACAGCTGCATAAGCGTATGACGATGCATCACTAAACCCATGAATCCTCTATGGACACTGGCGTATGGTCATTCTCTCTGAAGTAACATCTCGGGATTCTGATACCGCCGACCTTGCGCAGCTCTAACATCCACTTGTCATAACGTTCCCTCATGTCTGGACTTAATTTCTCGTCCCCGTCTTCTTTACTCTGGCAAAGCTTCTGAAACAGGAGCTTCATCTCAATCAGGATTGGTGAAATCCAGCCCAGGGGGTCATAAACCCGTGCAGTTACTTTGAGTACAGTTCGTTTAGTAACAGACAATTTTTCAGAGAACTTGACTATGTCGCTCAAATCAATTCTCAGCTCATCAGTATCATGGTTCCATGTGACTCCTTGTACTTTATGCTCTTGTTCTTCATTGTCTTCATGATTACTTCCCAGAGTCGCGCTAGCATAggtttcttcgtcttcttctagTTCACTCAGTCGATTGATGGGTTCTACTCCCCTCCCGTACTTGGCAGCCTAGATCTTCTCAATCAGCTCCTTTGAATTGGATAACCATTTCCTCATGTTGAGACCAGCCTCTAACATTCTCAACTTTGACTTCAAAAACAACTGATAAGTTTCTTCCACGTTTCTGTCTCCAGTGAAGAGGTCATCCACATACAAGGCCTCCAGGAACTTCTTCACAAACTCAGGATCACAAAGCGCATACTTGCTCATGTGGTGTCGTAGAGTGGCATTCAGCAGAAAGGGACTGGACGACACACCGAACACCAAGCGGGTGAACCTCTTTATCTCTACTTTCGGTTCACTGGAAAATGGATCTTTCACCCACAGAAAACGTAATACATCGCGGTCTGCCTCGTTAGCACCAACCATCAAGAAAGCCTTTTCTATGTCTCCAACTAGGGCAATCTGATGACAACGGCACCTCATCATGATATCCATGAGCAGTGGCATCAGAGGCGGTCCAGCCTGCAGACAGTCATTCAGGGATGGGCCATCCCTTTTTGCAGAGGCATAAAAAACAATCCGGAGTTTTGTGGTCTGCTTGTCTGATCGGACAACTTCTCGGTGCGTTTCAGTTTCCTATGTGGTACACAGCATatcttgggacagaaagtgagcatcCGGAAATTCAACGTGAATGTGGGATTTTATTGAAAAAGGCAGACAAAGACAGAAGAAACATGCACCTTACAAGAAATCATTTGTGCACTCAAATGTGGAGAAACAGTTAAgaggtttgttttgttgttacaCTTTGCATTAAAAATGATTTGAGCATGACTTTGCAGACGTCACTTTCGAAAGGAACATTAGAGAGATTCTCCAATCTCTACACTACCAGTTTTGCAGCATTACAATGGTTTTGAGCATGTATTTGCTTGTCAAGCATGTGGACCGAAATGCAGCTCTCTTTTATGAGATTATGTAAGGGTAATTTTTATCAACACGGTGCTTAAAAATAATGTCCTTATTTTTCTCATCGGCGATGTTTCAGGACTGTGTTACCAATGGTAAACAAGTCTCGTTCTTTCAATTTGAGAAACTGTTCAGTAGTGTTTAAAGTGTAATAACAGGCTCTGTAATACTCTCATAGGGgattaacaattttattattcCCCTAGCTTTTAAGACAGTTTTTACAAGTGGCCtagaagaacaaaggaaaacgaTCCATGTAATAAATAATGTTAAGGACATTGATGCCAATTGTTTGTGCACAAGTTTTTTGAGCATCTCAACTAAGCGTTGTGTGCAAGTCTGTCAGCTCTGCACAAGGAAAATATCTCACgcaaaggtttgtaaacaaGTATGGCATCCGCGACGCAAAGTCAAAACAAGAAGTAAAAGTGGGAGATTCATAAAAGGGGGTGAACTAAACAGAAGAAAATTATGCACTGAAAAGTTTCCAGTTGTAATTCAACAATGTTCTGAAGGCAAAAAGGAGCAGGTCAATACAATGTGTGAGGGCAGTGAACATGAAGTGCCATGGGACGATGAACGAAGGGTCGTGGAGTTAACGATGTTAGCAGATAAAATATAATGCACTACTTTCAAGGTAATTCCAAAAAAAAGCTGCACAAGTACACATAGCTGACCCGCGCTGAGTAATTAGCACAAAATCATCGCTAGTACTCTTATTAGGTTTTCTGATTCTTGTTAATATTTCCACATTAATCCCGTGTTCTCCTTTGCGCTGTCTAGTACCCACCAACGTGACTTTATAATTCGGCGTCAATTGCAATATACTCTCTCTGTTCTTGAAGGAACCTCAGTAGTTGACTAAATTTGTTTAATAAgtccacttaaacaatatttggcagagaaaatttcacttcaaagagcAATATTTTTGGGCCTACAGACACTGTATCATATTCCCTAATCAAGCCCGATTTTTTCAGATTTAAGGTGATCTTCTGAccatgttctctccaaaaccAAGTCAGTGAACCCCCCCGGCCCATTTTTCTTACATTTGTGACAAATATAAacaaattttagaaaaaagTCAATGTCGCAAACATCTATAATTAATGTTAAGAACACCCGTGGAAACTAGCCATGGCTCCATTTCCTGTCCTAATTTTTGTGTTAGCAGCCAGTCATTTTCACAGTGCTTCCATAAAACGTAAAAGAAAATAGATCCAGGTTCTCGAGCCATTGCTCTCTACATTTGTAGAATGAATGAATGGTGTATGAAAATTAGCATCCTGTTAAGGTGAAGTTTTAAGTGTATAAACTTACTTCCCCTAAGATGTCACATGGTTataaagaaaaacattcaagACATCATTTATGACTGTCGTTTTGTGTTTTGTATTGTTTGAAACTCCAACAAAACTCAATGTTTTGCTTCCTTCAGCCTTGAATTTAACGCCTTAAAGAAACGTGACTACTCAGTCTTGACATgtctttatttttgtctttgccTCTAAGGTGTATGACGGCCTCACACAGCTTAATCTGCACTAACCTTGCCCAAAAGTGCTCAATAGAGAGCTGTAGGCACAACATTAGGCATAGTTTGCATGAATTGCACATGAAAGAGCACTAAGGCAGTCACATTCAATTGCTACAAAATCACTCTGGAACGCTAACCAGGTATGCCACTGAATTGAACAACGCTTATTTAGTGCAGgtggtttgttttcttttatttgcttgtATGCACAGGAGGGTACGGCCTCTTGCTCACCCCCTATAAGGTGTTACCGGTCATTCAAAATGATTTAGGAATGCACTCTCCTCACTGGAAAGAGATGCATATACCATAACCAAGAATAAAATTTCTGTTTTGACTAAAATATTCAGAGGCTTGGGATGGAGAAATACTGTTGATTGAAACCTTCCACCAAAGTGCACAATTGTTAGTTAAGGATTGGGATGACTTTTGATTCAATAACAGGGGCACCTCCATGTGACGACTGTGAGAAGACAGAGAGGTGTATTTAAATGGAAGCTGGGTGATGTTCTTCACACTGCTCATCTACTGCAGTCACCAACTGCCAAAAAATTTTTGCACAATTGGAAAATCATGTATTGAAATGGGGCAATACTACTGCACTTTGAGCAAGGTGTAGGTAAAACTGCTGTCTTAGTCAGGTATCCAAAAAATCCATGTATGATAAACATTTTACTGTGCGACgtgccttaccgtggccacttAAATAAAGGTTATTACAAACTACCCAACAATCAGGGCGTACAAATTTCATTGACAGTCACGCCCACTTGCTAAGTTCACACGGTTGTAAGTAGAGCACTCTTGCATTGGTTCTTGAGTTGACTTAAACACATGTAGTTGCCACATCTGAAAGTTGTTCGGTGGCTACGGGTAAGGCGCGTTTCACTGTATGAACTGTTGTACAATTCTAGATTGCACATAATAATAGAAACTGAAAACCAAGCTTAACTACCGGTAATGTAACAAGTATCTTTTCCAGGAACACTAATGGCAGAGAACAAAGAACTCAACTCCAAATTAGTTTTCCCTTCAGTTGAACATatcaaattaaaaagaattcgATTAAATTGACatttaaaattaacattaaaaaggAGCCTGATAATCGCCGTTTGATTCTGGACACTCTTAGCTGTACCATCTTTTTATTCCCTAGTAGCATATATGCaagagaaaaagtaaaaagaagtaaaaccaaTGAGTTCTCTAGGAAGAATGAAGAACTGGTTGTTTAGCTCTCTTGATTAAAATGCAACTGAAGTAGATTCAGATCATTTTTCACATACAATTTCATCAACTCTCAATAATGTTCCCATTCCTGACAGTTGCATTGTATATACAAGAGAGGGAAAAAACATGCTTGCGTGGACAAAGGACCACAGTGCATGTTTCTCAAAGAAGGTGACTACATCCAGGTTCTTACAGGATTGAACACATCCCCCGAATCAACAATAGTGAGGATAGAGAAGACCGAACCAAGAATACTTTGTAAATGAATTAAGTAGTCATCCGTTGATTGTTTCCATAATAATTTGTTTCTGTTCATTAGTTTTCCTCAATAAAATATGGCAAAATTTTGCTATAAATGAAGAAGACAGCATACAGCACCCTCAAGGCTTGTCTCAATCGAAatacagttacaacacagaaaAAGGGGAAGAACGTATAAATGTACACTCACCTACCACCTACACAACCTCAAAGTCAAAAGCATCAACCTCAAAACTTTTAAACTCCACAAAAGGACCCATCAGCACTTGAATGTTCTATAGTAACAAGCACATTAAAAGGGCAATAAACTCACAATACCGATACTCTCAAGATAAAAGACTTTTCCTTTCATGCCAAACACCAACAAGACCTTAGGACCCAAACAGCCCATGAACACGAGTGATCGATGAACATTATTTACAATATGCTTGATAACTTACATaggagaaaaaggaagaaaaggaTGCTTCCAAAGCAGTTGTGCACCATTTCAACCTCCCGATCCACTCTGCCAGTAATATGAGAGTCTTCAATCTCTCCCTACACCAGGGTACCACAGAAAGCCGTAAAAACAGCCAAATGAAATTTCTTTCAACGCGGCACTCTAAACCCTCAAGGAACCCTGCATGAGCCTATTTCATTTAACTAAGAGATTCATATGTTCAAATTACCACTTTAATTATCACCAATGACATAACTGCTCCTCTAACCCCAATATAAACACAAACAACCCACAACCTTTCTTATAACTTTGGAGGACAGACCAGTCATCCCGCAATAATGAACAATGGTTCCCATATTCGGCTGTGGGTAACCTGTCGGCCAACAGGCTACCAGCACATTACCGACAGTCGGCGAACACTGTTAAGTAGACCACATATTGACCGTAAATAGCATCAAAAACGGCACGTACCAAAATTTAGTAGTAATTTAGTACCCACTTCTCATGTACTTGTTTTAACCATTTTGAGGCAACGAATAAGCAAAGCCACAAGTAGTTAACAGTACTTCATGTATTTATTTAACATCTTTATAAAGGATTTAGAGCTCACATTAGGTAACCAAACTGCTCTTTTTAAATATGCCGTGTATTCCAGCATTATTTTCCTATCTGGAGTAATGGCGTAAGCCGCACAGATCTAGTGGATGAGTTTTtaacatggaaaaaaaacaacaaaatggtATGTAATCCCATAAAGTGTAAGGAGCTCGTCTTTTACAAgagtaattataataacaataacgcCCATATAATGATTAACGACTCTTGGGCGTTACTTTTCAAAGTAATTGTAAATGCAACCTTCACGTTGAATAGAAACTAATTAAGGCCAATAAGTGCCTTTTTCTCTGCAGCCGTTCTGCTACTTTGTGGAGCATACacacataccgtatttactcgtgtataagtcgaccttttacgaccaaaaactcagcccaaaaaatcgccctcgacttatacacaagttATACACAAAGAGCTGACCAaacagtccgagaaattagcataacaactgcttgAAGACTAGCTACAATTGTGGTCGAGTTTCATCAGTTTTTCGGCACATTCTTAGTCCACAAAagagtgtgaaataataaatgttaaatgattgaaacgcagatctactggagattatttctattgtgtcttttgatctgtgtaacagacatttctcttagagcttcgctgctttttacggcgctgaactttcgttttcatcgaacgatttctgtagcttagtgacctggcaaatgcttagttcacAGTAcccctcaaattcgtagtttttcaagatggccgtgtcttcatcgagcgatctttcgaagcttttcggcgttcctttggtctcctcttgtaaatctccttttaaactcaacatcgagatcaaggatagctaaatgcaatgcgatttactcctaaatatcgtaaaatacgtctctagtaaatcaaagagctcgtatgtgcgcAAATtgcgatcttgataaacttcactgcgtatgattaaaccactgcttttcataattcacggtgttttcaatacattttcaggaagaaaatattgacgttttgggaaatttttattggtgtgaatttcatttgtttccctgaaatgctgaaaaattcgatttttgaccttgaaaatggggggtccaCTTATACAtcaggtcgacttatacacgaataaatacggtatatttCTTAACACTTCTTTCTCAAGCACCTTCACAACCGTCATCACTCTGTCACTCCTCCTTCGCACCTCCACAACCTTTTCGCACAGTCCCTGAGACCCAAACAAAATCCCCCCTACCCTATGAATGTGTATTTTAAccgatatatatattttcttttgaaacttcTGTTTAATTATGATTGCATAGCAGTGAGATCAGAGTCAGACACCCCACATACAGACAGGGCTGTATGTGAAATTTGGTAAAACTACTGTGTTAAAAACCGGTCCACCCCTTCTTTCTTTGGCAATCTTAAAATAAAGAGCATTTTTATGATGATTTGAGGACTGAGTGGGGTCTGCAAAGCATGGGCTAGCTAGAATTAGGTATGGGTGATTTTAATAGACATGTTGGGATATGGATCAAGGGTTATGAGGATGTGCATGGAGGAAATGGAATTGGGGAGAGAAATACACAATTAAGCTAAAACATTGTGCATTTCACCCTGTCagtaaaaaagaacaaatgaacTAAGAGCAGGAAGAGAGTTCATGGATCCCAGGCTAATGACCTGTTCGTTTTACCCCAGTCCCACTAAATTTTCATCACCTGTCTCCCTATCTCTAAAGGAAAATGTTCCAGGTAACACGCTGAACGCAGAATGCCAAACGTTGAATGCAATTTCTGCTTGCGGTTAGCTTCTATTTGTTGGAAAGGGCCAAATACAATAAAATGCTGTCCTTCCCAACTAATAAGAGCAAACCGTAAGCACACATTCAGCGTCATGCCTTCGGTGTTTTACCCCTGCTGAGGCTCGTGGCAGTTTCGATGTGGCTTATTCTAAATTTTGTGTTATTTGTCCGGGCCAGAGTGCAGATGAATTTCTCAAGGGCGGGGCAGATGGTTTCTTCAACTTGTCGCAACCTTGGATTTTTATGTCGTTCAGTGATTTGGACGACGTTCAAATAGTCGCAGTAGTTGACAGAAGGATCCTGTGCGAATTGAACACCATGCCCAACAGTTTTAACTGCTACCTGCAGGCCATTTTTCTGTTGCTAGCTACGCACTATACGTTCAACATTGCGTACAAGAAAAGCCAGCACCTCTATTACACTTTTTAGAGGAGTTTTTTCTTGGTATtacaccaaaaaacaaaaatacaggcaCATTGTGCATGACCTCTACAGACTGGAATAAAGTACCAGTCAGTGGCTGCAATCATAGGtagtccaaaaaaaaaagattgactTTAAACAATTTTCTAAATTGTTTGACATATTGGTTGTTTTAGAACTACTGCAGTTCACCTCAAGGACTACATTTGTATATCATTAGCATTAAACAAATGtcaatttatatttttgtaaagtaaatatatttttcatatACCTTTATGAACTCCtgcagtcattgtttttattataacaCACATGTATTCGTTTTGTGATTTAATGTAAAGTAGGCTGACAATTTGCAACTCTAGGTTAAACACCACATGAGATGTACAAAGGACTTTACATTGTAGTTCAATCATCTtgatacaataataaattgCTTACAACTTTGTGCTATGACCGGTATTTGAGAGTTATCAGTGTTTTATGTCTGGATGTTATGTCAACTGCAACTATTCAGCTAAGAACTTCGAAGGTGAGTAATGGATCCCACAGACCAAGGAGAAGAACCTTGTGACCAGCTCCAACTCACTGCAGGAAAAACATGATTTAATCATTCACCTCTGGAAGTGATGGACACCTTaactgtatttttttgttttttgggggggagggggcggGGGGTTCAAAATAAGACACTAAAAATTTTCAAGCAAGAATTTTATTCTatgtaactgaaataagaacTCTTTTTAATATaagtatttttctcaaattaagcAACCCTTTTCAAGAACTCAAGCTCTTAGCTGTTGTTGAGGCTGAGCATTCGTGTcctcaaaagaagaaatttaggcttaaattaagaatttatccctgtttttttgaaatgagaccatttttttttttaaacaatgaatTGTTCTTAAAAGAGAGAATTACTTGAAATGAGAAATTCATTGTAAGAAATTTGCATTCTGAAACTAGTACTTATTTTACGAAATTTATGTTCTTAAAAGAATAAATCATATTTAAGAGTGATAGTAACTGCCTTTCATCTGTCCTAAGTTGCAAGGAGATCGAAGAGTGGCTACGTGTATTCTGGGTTAAGACAGAGGAAGAACACAGGGCATTCACACTTGATTACCTCTTCTTCAATAAGAATTTGAAGGATTATGGAAAATTCTCCTACGAGTACAAAGTGAATAGCAAATGCCTTTGCCGACAGCCGATACATGGATTTAACCCGTGAAAGTAGCTTGTTTTGCTAAATGTTGAAAAGGGGAAGGAAAAACAATGAGGATTTCTGTGCCTTTAACGCAAAAATCGCCAAGAAAAGAATAGGAGAAAGATCCAATGGTCGGTGGTTCAGAAATGGATAATATAACCGTGGCTCTCTTCGAATGCTGAAGCGCGTTATCAAAAGTATGCAAGGATCGGAGCGCTAGCTATGATCCCTCTTAATTATGAACCAACGATTGCAAACATAAAAGCTGCATGTAAACGCTTCTTTAAAGCCAAAGACATGGAATGTGACATTTTGGCCAGCAAAAGAGGGCCATCGTGGACAGAGACAAGTCAGATCTCAAACTGGAAGTCTCTTCACGTGCAGTTTATCGAAAGGAGCGAAAAAAGCCAAATGTATGAGAAAGTAGAGATCTAGGAAACAAAATCAGAACTTACTCCTCAGCAGCCATTCAGACCAATGTCAACGAGAATTGTCGCCTCAGTTCCACTAAGTGCCATGCTAAAGGTCGGAAAGTTCATTCAGCCAACATTTAGAACATTTAGGGACGCATACCTGGCAACTGCTCTTTGTAAGCTTGGCCCTGGTAAGTTTGTCCATAAAAAGTTAAGGAAGATCAAATTCAAGAAATAGAGAAGTTACTTTCTTTGATGGAAATTCAAACAAGAACAGCGGTCCAAATGAACGGCCTTGCAAGAAACTTTGCTCAAAAGCTTGCTGCAGAAGCCCCAGTTAAGTGTGGATCTCAACTTAGCTACACAAAAGTGTACTTTGGAAAGCTTTACAGCCAGTGTGTTAAAGTTGAGCCGTACTTGGACACTTTTCAGAAGCATGTCAGTAACAATGGATATGTGTGTAGCAGATGCCAGCAAGTTAAGCAGAAAGGCAGAAACATTCTCCCATCATACTTACGTCAGTTCAGAGAAACAGCTGATGGTTTTAGACATCCAAGGGGTAGAATACACCCTCTGTGATCCAGAAATTGCCACTTCTGAGGTTGTTGACAATGCAGACAATTCAATCTTTTTCTGTTGTGGAAACCTTTTTTCAGAAGCAATTGAGAagtttaaagtggtactgtgacgaaaatcacaccTTTCCAATCGAactcattttaaagcataaacaagtagcctgtatgacaagaaaaatgctgtttactattttcaaatatctcttttcgttacagagatatttaagttttaaaaatatgcaaattagccgattaatgacgtcatatactgaaccaaattttgatcaaatatgatgaaaaagatatctcagccaattttcatcagaaatgtttgattctttgcagtaagattctaataaatgtgcttcacaatttgaacttgaACAGTTCTGTTAttatggcaacatactgggctCCAGACCttcccattataaaaggtgtttctggccacctttggcgttccattttcatatttgcaaatggtgcctcatatgcatgatccagcaaggatataaatatgttagctcgagtttttgacctcgtttaacgttttttgagttgaatatcgctaaaatattgaaatcaagagggtggggcctggagaagagtgagtttccatgggaacagaattttttatagctgtaggtgtgtttgctgtagaactattagccagccaagtttcattggcctgcgttaaaaattggccaacatagctctattaatgtaattgatataatattgggttgagtgtatgacgtcatcagttatctcatttgcatattttaccaatttttcaaacttaaatatctccagaactaatgcagatatttgcaaacggtaaacgccatttttatcctttcattggattctatatgatacacctaaaaaatcaaggggtaaaaatttgatcatagtaccactttaaggaaGAAACAACCAGTTCTGTGATCTACTTGGACTAGATAAGTTATGAAAACTCAGATCTCAAAGAAGACTATATATTTATCCTGTACTGTTTAAGGTTCTTGGATGCAgagcttgttgttgtttttacttttgcttgctgaaaaattaattttttcatttcat contains these protein-coding regions:
- the LOC136906706 gene encoding uncharacterized protein: MRCRCHQIALVGDIEKAFLMVGANEADRDVLRFLWVKDPFSSEPKVEIKRFTRLVFGVSSSPFLLNATLRHHMSKYALCDPEFVKKFLEALYVDDLFTGDRNVEETYQLFLKSKLRIATLGSNHEDNEEQEHKVQGVTWNHDTDELRIDLSDIVKFSEKLSVTKRTVLKVTARVYDPLGWISPILIEMKLLFQKLCQSKEDGDEKLSPDMRERYDKWMLELRKVGGIRIPRCYFRENDHTPVSIEDSWV